In Miniphocaeibacter halophilus, the following proteins share a genomic window:
- a CDS encoding LytR/AlgR family response regulator transcription factor, which yields MIEAYICEDNKYILNLIKREVEKYILIQGYDIEIKGTYEKPEDFINNLDTVQQRSIYFLDIDFNNSKLNGFDLGKEIRKRDSRGFIIYITSYDNLLMETFKYRLEALDYIIKDNEGEFIKQITQAIDSVEERLINEPASESKYYSVSVFDTIYKVPYNEILYFQTSEKAHRIVLYTIDRSYEFFGKIREIERELGGDFCRSHRSVLVNRKKIISLNKKDSVLELETGLRCPIARGKIKTIENIFKIEVKYETN from the coding sequence TTGATAGAAGCATATATTTGCGAAGATAATAAATATATTTTAAACTTAATAAAAAGGGAAGTTGAAAAATATATATTAATACAAGGCTACGATATTGAAATTAAGGGAACTTATGAAAAACCGGAAGACTTTATAAATAATTTGGATACTGTTCAACAACGTTCAATTTATTTTTTAGACATAGATTTTAATAATTCAAAACTAAATGGATTTGACCTAGGTAAGGAAATTAGAAAAAGAGATAGCAGGGGATTTATTATTTACATAACCTCCTATGATAATCTTTTAATGGAGACCTTTAAGTATAGACTAGAAGCTTTAGACTATATTATTAAAGACAATGAAGGGGAGTTTATAAAACAAATAACCCAAGCAATAGACTCTGTAGAGGAAAGGCTTATTAATGAACCGGCTTCTGAAAGTAAGTATTATTCAGTTTCAGTTTTTGATACGATTTACAAAGTACCATATAATGAAATATTATATTTCCAAACTTCAGAGAAAGCCCACAGAATTGTACTATATACAATAGACCGTTCCTATGAATTTTTTGGGAAAATAAGAGAAATAGAAAGAGAATTAGGAGGGGACTTTTGCCGGTCTCATAGGTCTGTCTTAGTAAATAGGAAGAAAATTATATCCTTAAACAAAAAGGATAGTGTGCTAGAGTTAGAAACAGGATTAAGATGTCCTATTGCACGAGGAAAAATAAAAACAATAGAAAATATATTTAAAATAGAGGTAAAATATGAAACTAATTAA